One Candidatus Omnitrophota bacterium genomic window carries:
- the pgsA gene encoding CDP-diacylglycerol--glycerol-3-phosphate 3-phosphatidyltransferase — translation MNLPNKLTILRMVLAVVFLVFLFAHGAIYKILAFLTFLIAALSDFFDGYLAKKYNMISDFGRLMDPIADKVLVIAAFLAFVEMDIVPAWMVVIIIFREFVVTGMRLLALQKREVIEATMGGKHKTVSQMVSIFIILLFLIFREFGRPFPEGIILVLMTITVILTIISGTSFFLRNRRIIWPNER, via the coding sequence GTGAACCTACCCAATAAGTTGACAATATTACGGATGGTGCTGGCGGTTGTTTTTTTGGTTTTTCTCTTTGCCCACGGCGCCATCTATAAAATACTTGCCTTTTTAACATTCTTGATAGCCGCTCTTTCGGATTTTTTCGACGGTTACCTCGCAAAAAAATATAACATGATAAGCGACTTTGGCCGGCTTATGGACCCCATAGCCGATAAAGTCCTTGTAATCGCCGCATTTCTCGCGTTTGTGGAGATGGATATTGTGCCGGCGTGGATGGTGGTGATAATCATTTTTAGGGAATTCGTCGTCACCGGCATGCGGCTTCTGGCGCTCCAGAAGCGCGAAGTCATTGAAGCGACTATGGGAGGAAAGCACAAGACCGTCTCGCAAATGGTTTCCATATTTATCATATTGCTTTTTCTTATCTTCAGGGAATTTGGACGGCCCTTTCCGGAAGGAATCATATTGGTCTTGATGACCATTACCGTAATATTGACTATTATAAGCGGAACCTCATTTTTTTTAAGAAACCGCAGAATAATCTGGCCTAATGAAAGATAG
- a CDS encoding phosphatidylglycerophosphatase A: protein MKDRLVKTIATFFGVGYLPFMPGTWGSLAGVFIYFLVRHNDYLFLGALITLFLLGA from the coding sequence ATGAAAGATAGACTCGTAAAGACAATAGCCACGTTTTTCGGTGTCGGCTACCTTCCCTTTATGCCCGGCACATGGGGGAGCCTCGCGGGCGTTTTTATCTATTTTTTGGTACGCCACAATGACTATCTTTTTTTAGGCGCTTTAATTACACTATTTTTACTTGGCGCAT
- a CDS encoding aspartate dehydrogenase — MIKVGIIGCGAIGGVIADAIVNRFKGSITLLGVSDINEKNSQDLIKRLGLEIEALKQDELIKRCDFIVESASGSVSYEIAKEALQAGKSIIVMSTGGLLNKPDIFEIAEKSSGKLYIPSGAICGLDALKAAMMASVRSVTLTTKKPPKGLAGAPYIAENKIDLNSIKNETVIFEGTAVEAVKGFPKNVNVAATLSLCGLGAKKTIVRIVTSPDYTSNTHEVEIEGDFGRLKTVTNNVPMPANPKTSYLAALSAIAVLDGIISSVKIGN; from the coding sequence ATGATAAAAGTGGGGATAATAGGGTGCGGGGCGATTGGCGGTGTCATAGCCGATGCGATCGTTAATAGATTTAAAGGTTCCATCACGCTTCTCGGCGTTTCGGACATAAACGAGAAGAATAGCCAAGATCTGATAAAAAGATTAGGCCTTGAAATAGAAGCCTTAAAACAGGATGAACTTATAAAGCGATGCGATTTTATCGTAGAATCCGCCTCCGGAAGCGTCTCTTATGAAATCGCGAAGGAAGCGCTTCAGGCCGGTAAGAGCATAATCGTAATGAGCACAGGCGGACTATTAAATAAGCCCGATATTTTCGAAATTGCGGAAAAATCGTCTGGCAAGCTGTACATCCCTAGCGGCGCTATATGCGGGCTTGACGCTCTTAAGGCCGCAATGATGGCAAGTGTTCGATCTGTTACGTTGACGACTAAAAAGCCGCCAAAAGGACTCGCAGGCGCGCCTTACATAGCAGAGAATAAAATAGATTTAAATTCCATAAAGAATGAGACGGTCATTTTTGAAGGGACGGCCGTTGAGGCGGTGAAAGGCTTTCCGAAAAATGTCAATGTGGCGGCCACATTGAGCCTTTGCGGGCTGGGAGCAAAGAAGACAATAGTCCGCATAGTGACTTCGCCTGACTATACTTCAAATACACATGAGGTGGAGATCGAAGGCGATTTCGGCAGGCTTAAGACGGTAACGAATAATGTGCCGATGCCGGCGAACCCGAAGACGAGTTACCTCGCGGCACTGTCGGCTATAGCGGTATTGGACGGAATCATAAGTAGTGTAAAAATAGGAAATTAA